Proteins co-encoded in one Granulicella cerasi genomic window:
- a CDS encoding ester cyclase — MSKEANIATQKKMGDIINSYRFEDLHQVMTPGVKDHDPADDQGPGPDGFVQWFTQFHSAFPDFKIAVEHLVADEDNVASAYTITGTQQGPFNGIPPTGKKIKVRGMQISKFDSNAKIEERWGASHEIGILQQIGAIKPVPHLDMPPAISAPTSAGTI; from the coding sequence ATGAGCAAAGAAGCAAATATCGCAACGCAGAAGAAAATGGGCGACATCATCAACAGCTATCGCTTCGAGGACTTACACCAGGTCATGACACCGGGGGTAAAGGACCACGATCCTGCGGACGATCAGGGGCCCGGGCCAGATGGGTTTGTTCAGTGGTTCACGCAGTTCCATTCCGCTTTTCCTGACTTCAAGATCGCGGTTGAGCATTTGGTGGCAGATGAGGACAACGTCGCATCTGCCTATACGATTACCGGGACGCAGCAGGGTCCGTTCAACGGCATTCCCCCCACCGGAAAGAAAATCAAGGTCCGTGGCATGCAGATCTCCAAGTTCGACTCGAATGCAAAGATTGAGGAACGTTGGGGAGCTTCTCACGAGATCGGCATTCTGCAACAGATTGGTGCGATCAAGCCCGTTCCGCATTTGGATATGCCGCCGGCGATCTCTGCGCCGACTTCAGCAGGAACAATCTAG
- a CDS encoding SDR family oxidoreductase, giving the protein MAHDPPAVKPPVTRLSARVNFKMSENGSTLTFVLSRMYGVRSSILRSISRQYLEHMENELVLVTGGSGFIASHCILQLLQSGYRVRTTLRSLSREADVRAMLQQGGTDPGDRLTFAVADLSADKGWAEAVQGCTYVLHGASPTPSGSQTSEEDWIRPAVDGVLRVLRASRDAGVKRVVLTSAFGAVGMGHKPQTRPFDEADWTNLDGKVAPYQKSKTLSERAAWEFIAKEGKGLELSVVNPTAVLGPALAADYSHSVRIIQQMMDGLPGAPKINSGFVDVRDVADLHLRAMTHPAASGERFLAIAGNSLWMLELAQILKRRMGVAAAKVPNRELPNWLIRFLALWNPAMKNLVPFLGVKMNATSQKAIERLGWSPRSSEEAIVASAESLLRLGLLKG; this is encoded by the coding sequence ATGGCCCACGATCCACCCGCAGTAAAGCCTCCAGTGACGAGACTTTCGGCGCGGGTGAACTTCAAGATGTCGGAGAATGGATCAACGCTCACTTTCGTACTATCGCGCATGTACGGCGTACGTTCAAGCATTCTCCGTTCGATATCTCGTCAGTATCTTGAGCATATGGAAAACGAACTCGTATTGGTCACCGGCGGCTCGGGCTTCATCGCCTCCCACTGCATTCTGCAATTGCTGCAATCGGGATATCGTGTGCGGACGACGCTCCGTTCTCTTTCGCGTGAAGCAGATGTCCGCGCCATGCTGCAACAGGGCGGTACCGATCCGGGCGACCGCCTCACCTTCGCGGTTGCAGATTTGTCTGCGGACAAAGGATGGGCGGAGGCAGTCCAGGGATGCACGTACGTGCTCCACGGAGCTTCGCCAACTCCGTCCGGGAGCCAGACAAGCGAGGAGGATTGGATCCGTCCGGCGGTCGATGGAGTTCTGCGTGTGCTGCGTGCCTCGCGCGACGCTGGCGTGAAACGCGTCGTGCTGACCTCGGCATTCGGGGCCGTTGGCATGGGCCACAAGCCTCAGACCCGGCCCTTCGATGAAGCGGACTGGACAAACCTGGACGGCAAGGTGGCGCCGTACCAAAAATCAAAGACGCTTTCCGAGCGCGCGGCGTGGGAGTTCATCGCGAAAGAAGGAAAAGGGCTTGAACTCTCCGTGGTCAATCCCACTGCGGTCCTTGGGCCAGCACTTGCCGCCGACTACTCGCACTCCGTGCGCATCATCCAGCAAATGATGGATGGTCTTCCCGGAGCTCCAAAGATCAACTCAGGTTTTGTGGACGTACGAGACGTCGCTGACTTGCATCTCCGCGCCATGACCCATCCAGCGGCGAGCGGCGAACGCTTTCTTGCGATCGCTGGCAACAGCTTATGGATGCTAGAGCTTGCTCAGATATTGAAGCGCCGAATGGGAGTCGCTGCTGCAAAGGTGCCGAACCGCGAGCTTCCTAACTGGCTCATACGTTTTCTGGCGTTGTGGAATCCGGCCATGAAAAACCTTGTGCCGTTCCTCGGAGTAAAGATGAATGCGACTTCGCAAAAAGCCATTGAACGATTGGGCTGGTCTCCCCGCTCTAGTGAGGAAGCCATCGTCGCTTCGGCTGAAAGCCTATTACGTCTCGGCTTGCTGAAGGGGTAA
- a CDS encoding helix-turn-helix transcriptional regulator — MHSKPGHAWGLEELAKETAMSRTTFAVRFKEAAGVSPLDYLTTWRMRLAKRALRDDDIAVSELARSLGYTSESAFSTAFKRRTGSAPNRYRSTIRSAVGFPDNS, encoded by the coding sequence ATGCACAGCAAACCTGGGCACGCGTGGGGACTTGAAGAGCTTGCGAAAGAAACCGCGATGTCTCGAACGACGTTCGCCGTTCGTTTCAAGGAAGCCGCTGGCGTATCACCTCTCGACTACCTCACGACGTGGCGGATGCGGCTGGCGAAACGAGCCCTCCGAGACGACGACATCGCCGTTTCCGAGCTTGCTCGCTCCTTGGGCTATACCTCAGAGAGCGCATTTAGCACAGCCTTCAAGAGAAGAACTGGCTCAGCGCCGAATCGTTACAGGTCGACCATCCGCAGTGCTGTCGGGTTCCCCGACAACTCTTGA
- a CDS encoding sigma-70 family RNA polymerase sigma factor has protein sequence MLIAQYSHSVYSLIARSLRDPADAADVTQDVFVKVFRNISSFQGDSSLRTWIYRIALREASNQRRWWSRHKRQETAIDEQHENDEGESFSLADLLATPDSSPFDNASRMQMRQKMEAALGALQPCFREVIVLREIEGASYEEIAEILNITVGTVKSRIARGRAALREQLGQLTSSAARVREQEAA, from the coding sequence ATGCTGATCGCACAGTACAGCCACTCGGTGTACTCGCTGATCGCGCGTTCGCTGCGCGATCCGGCTGACGCGGCCGATGTAACCCAGGACGTCTTTGTGAAGGTATTCCGCAACATCTCGAGTTTCCAGGGCGACAGTTCGCTGCGCACATGGATCTACCGCATCGCGCTGCGTGAGGCCAGCAACCAGCGCCGCTGGTGGAGCCGCCACAAGCGCCAGGAAACCGCCATCGACGAGCAGCATGAGAATGACGAAGGTGAAAGCTTTTCGCTCGCCGACCTGCTCGCAACGCCGGATTCCTCGCCCTTCGACAACGCCTCGCGCATGCAGATGCGCCAGAAGATGGAAGCGGCGCTCGGAGCGCTGCAGCCCTGCTTCCGCGAAGTGATCGTGCTGCGCGAGATCGAAGGCGCGAGCTACGAAGAGATCGCCGAAATTCTGAACATCACCGTGGGCACGGTGAAGAGCCGTATCGCCCGCGGACGCGCGGCTCTGCGCGAACAGCTTGGGCAACTCACCTCCAGCGCAGCGCGTGTGCGCGAGCAGGAGGCCGCATGA
- a CDS encoding anti-sigma factor family protein, whose amino-acid sequence MKLNVIPGLGNRCDSVRADFSAYIDGRVSGRRMNTIAKHLDTCSGCAQEFRVMRSMQGLLAEMGRAEMPDDLQIRLRGALRAERERQTYLPVSARLLEQWKRTLAPMALRVAGGTAVAALLLGSLTWFFAGSLSVEANDDRQAHLQGPKYLYSSVPPDPIVTGNEAPVLVMAQVDESGRVYDYSIIAGPQDNGVRRQVEQNLLSSVFKPATVFGAPVRGRVMLTFTGVSVRG is encoded by the coding sequence ATGAAGCTGAATGTCATTCCCGGCCTCGGCAATCGCTGCGACTCCGTGCGAGCGGATTTCTCTGCTTATATCGATGGCCGCGTGAGCGGACGTCGCATGAACACGATCGCCAAGCACCTCGATACCTGTTCGGGCTGCGCGCAGGAGTTCCGCGTGATGCGCTCCATGCAGGGTCTGCTGGCTGAGATGGGTCGCGCAGAGATGCCGGACGATCTGCAGATTCGTCTGCGCGGGGCATTGCGCGCAGAGCGCGAACGGCAGACGTATCTCCCTGTTTCGGCGCGCCTTCTTGAGCAGTGGAAGCGCACGCTCGCCCCGATGGCGCTTCGCGTCGCGGGCGGAACAGCGGTAGCCGCGCTTCTGCTGGGCAGCCTTACGTGGTTCTTCGCAGGCTCGCTTTCCGTAGAGGCCAACGATGATCGCCAGGCCCACCTGCAGGGGCCGAAGTATCTTTACTCCTCCGTGCCGCCTGATCCCATCGTGACCGGAAATGAAGCGCCGGTGCTGGTGATGGCGCAGGTGGATGAGTCTGGACGCGTTTACGACTACAGCATCATCGCCGGCCCGCAGGACAACGGCGTTCGCCGCCAGGTGGAGCAGAACCTGCTCTCCAGCGTTTTCAAGCCCGCCACCGTCTTCGGAGCCCCCGTTCGCGGTCGCGTGATGCTCACCTTCACGGGCGTCTCCGTGCGCGGCTAG
- a CDS encoding DUF4932 domain-containing protein translates to MLTLGFGLASMAVAQSSSSSSSSAPGAQIRQDDGNPTARPRAAQIQAGGASVTLETSEPLFDMGSALNTCGYDADLDKSLPVRTEVRNDINEVLKTSEAARASRDALCTYLELHRLAGSALNVGQYVSLALYLSPPPTMTPNVDVSDLPPQAAQVEQVLPLLRDFAEKINLHYIWLQHRPEYDAVTTRMHDPMQQMVLGTNVFLHMPVSSYDGRRFLVLLEPMLSPALTNARIYGMDYIIVTSPQKTEGDVLPVRLEQIRHIYLHYLIEPMVYSRGQAMERMQPLLRAVSDAPIEFIYKSDVVALITECLIKAIEAHMFKIAGPEPKRPRSGFSHADDTDYLTLRNAYDRETAIEQQRLVDKDETQGWVLTGYFYGALTEMSKDGASLTEQMAPLIYGMDAGREINHAKNIVFDKTGTIEDPLRYSRSHAPLVGMDRAELDLATGKMDEAADLAEAELGKPNGDKGRATYVLARIDLAHGDPEKAMAGLQQATTLTKDPRTLAWAHIYMGRLYDTMTPPERDHAVTEYKAALATRDSRPDTKTAAEAGLAKPFALPQRGPAPTKATQAKPEDDDKDFDPTAKAEKEAYKPTPPKP, encoded by the coding sequence ATGCTGACGCTCGGTTTCGGCCTTGCGAGTATGGCGGTCGCCCAGTCGTCCTCTTCTTCCTCCTCCTCTGCGCCGGGTGCGCAGATTCGTCAGGACGATGGCAATCCGACAGCGCGTCCGCGCGCTGCGCAGATCCAGGCGGGTGGAGCTTCGGTCACGCTGGAGACGAGCGAACCGCTCTTCGACATGGGTTCGGCGCTGAACACCTGCGGCTATGACGCGGATCTCGACAAGAGCCTGCCGGTACGCACCGAAGTGCGTAACGACATCAACGAAGTGCTGAAGACGAGCGAAGCTGCGCGCGCCAGTCGCGATGCGCTTTGCACCTACCTTGAGTTGCATCGCCTGGCGGGCTCGGCGCTGAACGTGGGCCAGTATGTGTCGCTGGCACTCTATCTTTCGCCCCCGCCGACGATGACGCCGAACGTCGATGTGAGCGATCTGCCTCCGCAGGCCGCGCAGGTGGAGCAGGTTCTTCCACTGCTGCGCGACTTCGCCGAGAAGATCAACCTGCACTACATCTGGCTGCAGCACCGCCCCGAGTATGACGCCGTAACCACGCGGATGCATGACCCGATGCAGCAGATGGTGCTCGGCACGAACGTCTTTCTTCACATGCCGGTCTCAAGCTACGATGGCCGCCGCTTCCTCGTGCTGCTGGAGCCGATGCTTTCGCCCGCGCTCACCAACGCCCGCATCTACGGCATGGATTACATCATCGTGACCTCGCCGCAGAAGACCGAAGGCGATGTGCTGCCGGTGCGACTCGAGCAGATTCGCCACATCTATCTGCACTATCTGATTGAGCCGATGGTCTACAGCCGCGGCCAGGCGATGGAGCGCATGCAGCCGCTGCTGCGCGCGGTGTCTGACGCGCCGATCGAGTTCATCTACAAGAGCGACGTGGTCGCGCTCATCACCGAGTGCCTGATCAAGGCGATCGAAGCGCACATGTTCAAGATCGCCGGACCGGAGCCGAAGCGTCCGCGCTCCGGCTTCTCGCACGCCGACGATACGGACTACCTCACGCTGCGCAACGCTTACGATCGCGAGACCGCGATCGAGCAGCAACGCCTGGTCGACAAGGACGAAACGCAGGGTTGGGTGCTGACCGGATACTTCTACGGCGCGCTCACCGAAATGTCGAAGGACGGTGCCAGCCTGACCGAGCAGATGGCCCCGCTGATCTACGGCATGGACGCCGGCCGCGAGATCAACCACGCCAAGAACATCGTCTTCGACAAAACCGGCACCATCGAAGATCCGCTGCGTTACTCGCGCAGCCACGCGCCACTGGTCGGTATGGACCGTGCGGAGCTCGACCTGGCTACCGGCAAGATGGACGAGGCGGCTGATCTGGCCGAAGCCGAGCTCGGCAAGCCGAACGGCGACAAGGGCCGCGCCACTTACGTGCTGGCGCGCATCGACCTCGCGCACGGCGACCCGGAAAAGGCGATGGCCGGCCTGCAGCAGGCGACGACGCTGACCAAGGACCCGCGCACGCTTGCCTGGGCGCACATCTACATGGGCCGCCTGTACGACACGATGACGCCGCCCGAGCGCGACCATGCCGTGACCGAGTACAAGGCCGCGCTGGCGACCCGCGACAGTCGTCCGGACACCAAGACCGCCGCGGAGGCGGGCCTCGCCAAGCCGTTCGCACTGCCCCAGCGGGGACCAGCGCCCACCAAGGCTACACAGGCCAAGCCCGAGGACGACGACAAGGACTTTGACCCGACCGCCAAGGCTGAGAAGGAAGCCTACAAGCCAACACCGCCGAAGCCCTAA
- the rnc gene encoding ribonuclease III, translating to MTTRRPGKRKETSNGAGLAALEERLGYVFSDRSLLTLALTHRSFVYEARGDFNHDERNDPGTDNEQLEFLGDAVIGLVVSELLMKRFIGRDEGELTRIRSALVSRKRMGELGAALDLAPHLLIGRSAELSGYRERPVLWANASEAVIAAMFLDARRSGRDPLEAITALAEKLLLAPEAAGIDEAFEAGGRRALRDAKTILQERVQAENAGRLRYIDIAQEGPAHARTFTVEVRLEAPETTHVLGQAEGKSKREAQQSAAAIALDHWPTTVEAKA from the coding sequence ATGACGACGCGACGGCCCGGCAAACGCAAGGAAACCAGTAACGGTGCAGGACTTGCTGCGCTCGAAGAGAGGCTGGGGTATGTCTTCAGCGATCGCTCGTTACTGACACTGGCGCTGACGCATCGGTCCTTCGTCTACGAGGCGCGCGGCGACTTCAACCACGATGAGCGCAACGATCCCGGCACGGACAACGAGCAGCTGGAGTTCCTCGGCGATGCGGTGATCGGCCTCGTGGTCAGCGAGTTGCTGATGAAGCGTTTCATTGGCCGCGACGAAGGCGAGTTGACGCGCATCCGCTCGGCGCTGGTAAGCCGCAAGCGCATGGGCGAGCTGGGCGCGGCGCTCGATCTCGCACCCCATCTTCTGATCGGCCGCAGTGCGGAGCTTTCCGGTTATCGCGAGCGGCCGGTGCTGTGGGCCAATGCCAGCGAAGCGGTCATCGCGGCGATGTTCCTCGACGCGCGCCGCTCGGGACGCGATCCGCTGGAGGCCATCACCGCGCTGGCGGAGAAGCTGCTGCTTGCTCCCGAGGCTGCGGGCATCGACGAAGCTTTCGAAGCCGGTGGACGCCGCGCCTTGCGCGACGCCAAGACGATTCTGCAGGAGCGCGTGCAGGCCGAGAACGCCGGCCGTCTGCGCTATATCGACATCGCGCAGGAAGGCCCTGCGCACGCTCGCACCTTCACCGTCGAAGTCCGCCTCGAAGCGCCGGAAACGACGCATGTGCTCGGACAGGCCGAGGGCAAAAGCAAGCGTGAAGCGCAGCAGTCCGCGGCGGCGATCGCGCTGGACCACTGGCCCACGACGGTCGAGGCCAAGGCATGA
- the lepB gene encoding signal peptidase I, with the protein MSQPPQPRRHARPGVALVVRSLLELLVIAIFVVTFVLQPIRIPTRSMVPTLHVGDMVLGNKQAFAQEGVWAWVFPRRTVQRGDVAVFRFPPDPKVDLIKRVVGLPGDRIRLRDGRVLVNGKPLAERYAYYAPAPFNSFRDDFPTLRELDPNVDPQWWQQMRTSIHGAEITVPQDSYFMLGDNRNESEDSRYWGFVPSGELVAQPVLVYLSPDSGDSSSVGQRLRELRRGFHTLN; encoded by the coding sequence ATGAGCCAGCCTCCGCAGCCACGGCGACACGCGCGGCCCGGCGTCGCGCTGGTGGTTCGCTCGCTGCTGGAACTGCTGGTCATCGCCATTTTCGTCGTCACGTTCGTACTGCAACCCATCCGTATCCCCACGCGCTCCATGGTGCCGACCCTGCATGTGGGCGACATGGTGCTGGGCAACAAGCAGGCGTTCGCGCAGGAAGGCGTGTGGGCGTGGGTCTTCCCGCGCCGCACCGTGCAGCGCGGCGATGTGGCCGTATTCCGCTTCCCGCCCGACCCCAAGGTGGACCTGATCAAGCGCGTCGTCGGTCTACCGGGCGATCGCATCCGCCTGCGCGATGGACGCGTGCTGGTGAACGGCAAACCGCTCGCCGAGCGCTATGCCTACTACGCTCCCGCGCCGTTCAACTCCTTCCGCGACGATTTTCCCACGCTGCGCGAGCTTGACCCCAACGTCGATCCGCAGTGGTGGCAGCAGATGCGAACCAGCATCCACGGCGCGGAGATCACCGTGCCGCAGGACAGCTACTTCATGCTCGGCGACAACCGCAACGAGAGCGAAGACAGCCGCTACTGGGGTTTTGTGCCGAGCGGCGAGCTGGTTGCGCAGCCGGTGCTGGTGTATCTCAGCCCTGACTCCGGCGACTCCAGCAGCGTCGGCCAGCGGCTGCGGGAGTTGCGCCGCGGCTTTCACACCTTGAACTAA
- the lepB gene encoding signal peptidase I codes for MSHETDLAASARSQQAVAEANRADGKKPSNEPNETPLEGIASICTLLVVYLFVIGFAFQNFEIPSASMEKTLLIGDHLIVDRVSLSPAAKWFPLVHYRPVQHGDIIVFLKPHPEQPDLILVKRAIGLPGDHIHLEHGTVFINGKAQAEPYAQMPTDDGNFAHAYNPYRDDFPTVAPTVDDQLTELWRQELPQDIQNGDVVVPPGKVFAMGDNRTESLDSRFWGFVPVENIMGRPLFVYWSFQTPADQEDKTSMGDRIGFMFHVLIHIFDGTRWSRTLHVTR; via the coding sequence TTGAGCCACGAGACAGACCTCGCCGCCTCTGCACGTTCGCAGCAGGCCGTTGCTGAAGCCAATCGCGCCGATGGAAAGAAGCCCTCGAACGAGCCGAACGAAACGCCGCTCGAAGGGATTGCGTCCATCTGCACGCTGCTGGTGGTCTATCTGTTTGTCATCGGCTTCGCCTTCCAGAACTTCGAGATTCCCTCGGCGTCGATGGAGAAGACGCTGCTCATCGGCGACCACCTGATCGTGGACCGCGTCTCGCTTTCGCCGGCGGCGAAGTGGTTTCCGCTGGTGCACTATCGCCCGGTGCAGCATGGCGACATCATCGTCTTCCTAAAGCCGCACCCGGAGCAGCCGGACCTCATCCTCGTGAAGCGTGCGATCGGCCTGCCCGGTGACCACATTCATCTCGAGCACGGCACCGTCTTCATCAACGGCAAGGCCCAGGCCGAGCCCTACGCGCAGATGCCCACCGATGACGGCAACTTCGCCCATGCCTACAACCCGTATCGCGACGACTTCCCCACCGTGGCCCCCACCGTCGACGATCAGCTCACCGAGCTGTGGCGTCAGGAGCTGCCGCAGGACATCCAGAACGGCGACGTCGTCGTTCCTCCGGGCAAGGTCTTCGCGATGGGCGACAACCGCACCGAAAGCCTCGACAGCCGCTTCTGGGGCTTCGTGCCCGTGGAAAACATCATGGGCCGCCCGCTCTTCGTCTACTGGTCGTTCCAGACGCCGGCCGACCAGGAAGACAAGACCTCCATGGGCGATCGCATCGGCTTCATGTTCCACGTACTGATCCACATCTTCGACGGCACGCGTTGGTCTCGCACGCTGCACGTCACGCGCTAG